The following is a genomic window from Hypomesus transpacificus isolate Combined female chromosome 14, fHypTra1, whole genome shotgun sequence.
AAAGTAAGATGTATAAAGGAAGGTGTCTTAGTGTGTCGTCTGTAGAACGCTGTGGAGCTGAGCGTGGCTTACAGGGAACACTTAGACGCAGTCGGAAGAACTGCAGGGTTCCTGTTGCAGCAATAGATGACTTCCTGTCTTCCACCTCCGCCCCGGCTGCTGGACACTCGGGCACAGCAGAAACCCTCTTGCTCcaaacacactccctccccTAGAACCACCCTGAAGAGAGAGGCAGCCGGGGGAAACTCAATCACCCAGAATTCTCAGCGTGGGGAATTGTAGTCCCAGAAGCAGGCTTGGGTTAAAAGCTGCTGATTCGGTATCCGTGGACGACCCCGCTGGCCTCTTTGGGCTCCTCGGGCGATCCCTGGGAGGAGTCCGTGGCGTCCTCGGGGTCGTTGTCGGCCCCGGCCTCCTCCATCAGAGGCTGCCCGCGGTTCTTCAGCTCTCGTTGGTACTTGGCCATGAGCAAGGCGTAGATGCAGCCGTAGGTGGCTGCTACcaccatcatcacacacaccaccccacacaccacccccgCCACGATCTGAGTGGCTTCCGCACGCCGCACGCTGGCCGGCCGCTGACGCTGCCGGGAGCAGTCCTCTCCGCCTCCGGCCTGGTTGGCGACGTTGGCCCGGCCGAGGCAGGGGGGCCGGCTGCCCCGGGGGTCCAGGGGGCCGTAGACGGGGCCCTTGGCCGGGGGCTCCTGCTGGAGGCAGTAGTTGAACATCTCCACAGGAACGCTGCGGATGTCCCGCCCCTTCAGCTCCCTGGGGAGGCTGCACCTGACCTCGTCCACTTGGCCGTCTGGAACACAGAGACAAGGACCCCCTCCAAACCATCAGAAGGACTGGTATTACTGGTGTATTTACTAAGTACCTCACAGCCCCCCAAATACCTCATAACTCAGTAGAGAGAATGTGACCACACCTGCTATAgttgccccccagccccccccccccccctatgtgCTGTAGTTGCCCCCCAGCTCACCCCTGTACAGCATCCACTCCATCCAGTGCTTGAAGTCCCTCAGCTTGCAGTCACACTCCCAGGGGTTCCCCTCCagctggagctgctgcaggCTCTCCAGGGGCTCGAAGGAGGCCCTATCCAGGGCCCGCAGCCTGTTCCTGGCCAGTGACAGCCAGACCAGGCCCTGGAGCCCCTCCAGCAGGCTCCCAGGCAGGGCCAGTAGGCTGTTGTAGGACAGGTCCAGGCCTTTGAGCTGCAGCAGGCCCTGGAACAGCTCTGCGCTCAGCCCCCGTGGGGCCCCGCCCTCCTGAGGCTTCGTCAGGTTCCTGCGCTCCGCCGGCAGACGGAGGGGACCCAGGAAGTTCCCCGACAGGTTGAGCCACTGCAGGGAGCTCAGCCCTGAGAAGGCTCCGGGGAGGAGGCTGCTGAGCTGGTTGTTGGACAGATCCAGGACCTCCAGGAGGGGCAAGTTGCCCAAGTCCCCAGAGCCCAGTGAGGAGAGGTTGTTGTGAGGTAGTCGGAGGACGAGGGTgtcggaggggaggagaggctgaaggGGGGTGAGGTAGAGCAGGCCCAGCCCAGAGCAGTCGGTGATGTTTCCGGAGCAGgtgcagagggagggacagctTCTGGCTGCGCCTGCTACCCTCAGCAAGACGAGCAAGATGCTGGGCAGGGCCACACaccctgggggtgggggggggagagacttaTCAACTCAATATCGATAGTTTCTCAACTGTAAACCATTCACAAAATCCTCCCTCTGCCACGGCTGGAGAGCGAACAGAACGAACATTTCTGCTGTGTCATTCTCTGGATTGTGTGCTGATCATTTGGGCCCACTTACCCACTCTGCCCAGCTGGGCGTTCCGAGGACAGGCAGGAGGCCACATGCCTGGGATGTCTCTCTGGGGCCACCTAGACCGACCCTGGGGCCACCTAGACCGACCCTGGGGCCACCTAGACCGACCCTGGGGCCACCTAGACCGACCCTGGGGCCACCTAGACCCTGGCACCCACTGCCTCAGTGCTGCTGACCCTCCTTatgacgagggagggagggagggggtgggggagggggagggggagggagagggagagagaggagggaggggggggggagggaggggggggggaggaagagggggaggtggagggagggggagggggagggggagggaaaagggggtgagggaggtgagaaatacagagagaggtTGAGTTTGTCATCAATGAGCCATGAAATGAGGCGTTGATTGGGGTAATGTGTGATGAAGATGTTTGGCAGAATTAATGATCCAGCTGAATCCTTTGCACTATACACATTAGTGTTGTTCTAGGATACCCATTCGGAAAATCTTGAATAGTTTTTTCATCCGACTTTTCAATTTTGCATTGGAGAACCAGTAGACGAGTTTCCAGTAACAGCATCTCTGAACTGTATGTAAGGCAGCAAGGGCTCCTTCTGTTCTCTCAGGCGGTCTGAGGCGGAGAGAAAGCAGCTTTATCAGGCTTGCGTCGGTGTCTGCTTTTAGAGAGCTGCTTTTAGAGAGCTGCTTCAAGGTCTCCCCTTTGTCATCTCTCCACAAAGAGCGGCAGTCAGCCTCTCTCGTGCGCCTCCTTTCAGACGCTGCTCTCACACTCCCCCGGCGGGCACAGAGCTGTTCCGCATGAGCCGGCACGTGGCGCCCAGCCTCCGGTGTGGAGGAACCCTCGTGGACACGGCTGTGTGGACACGGGTGTGTGGACACGGCTGTGTGGACACGGGTGTGTGGACACGGCTGTGTGGACACGGGTGTGTGGACACGGCTGTGTGGACACGGGTGTGTGGAcacgggtgtgtgtgcgtggcgaGGCGTAGTCGGGTGGAACTGAGGATGACGGGTGTTGTGCGAGGCCTGTGACGGGTGTCTGCTGGTGGTGTCTCAAAGAAATGGGAGGGCGTGTACTGTACAGGAAGAGGCCCTAACACagcgtccctctctctctctctccccctctctctctccctctctctctctctctctctctatttcttgtCAATCTCAACAGTCTCTGTCTAATACAGCTAAGGAAAGGCCCAAAAAGATATCTTCAAAAAGCGGGGGGGGGATCAGATGATAAGTCAGCGACACGGTGATCTACACGGAGGAGTGGTTAGTCATCAATAAGTCAGTCGGTGTCAGCTGCCCCTGGTCCTAATCAGGAGACCTGAGACCTGAGGGTGTGGTCAGGTGTCTCTGCGGTTAGGATGACTCCTCTCAGGTGGCCTCTTGTATTTCCAGGTGTGTTTACACCTGATCGGAGTCAAACCTCTTGAcccacatctctccctgcttggagaggagggagagatgtacCGGGCAGCCAGACCAAGCCTCCCTCAGTCTGGAAAGCCTTTAAATAAAGGGAGGTCCACCTTTAAAGGGGAAAATCTCTGATACAAACGTGACTAAGCTAAAGGAGTCCATCCAACCTCGTTGTGTGATGAGAGACTGCTTTCCCCTGTGGAGCAGTTTAACCAGCCTGTAAGAGGACCAGTCAGGCCAGCTTAACCAGTGCCATGTGAACCAGTCAGGGCAGCTTGGAGATGATTGTGTCTGTAAACGGAAGCTATGGGCTGGTCTGTCGGTCTGTTTGCTGGTGTGTCAGTCTGTTTGCTGGTGTGTCGGTCTGTTTGctggtctgtcagtctgtttgctggtctgtcagtctgtttactggtctgtcagtctgtttgcTGGTGTGTCGGTCTGTTTGctggtctgtcagtctgtttgctggtctgtcagtctgtttactggtctgtcagtctgtttgctggtctgtcagtctgtttgctggtctgtcagtctgtttgctggtctgtcagtctgtttgctggtctgtcagtctgtttactggtctgtcagtctgtttgctggtctgtcagtctgtttgcTGGTCTCCGGTACTGAACTACTTCACCAGTGG
Proteins encoded in this region:
- the LOC124476861 gene encoding leucine-rich repeat and transmembrane domain-containing protein 2-like, whose protein sequence is MWPPACPRNAQLGRVGCVALPSILLVLLRVAGAARSCPSLCTCSGNITDCSGLGLLYLTPLQPLLPSDTLVLRLPHNNLSSLGSGDLGNLPLLEVLDLSNNQLSSLLPGAFSGLSSLQWLNLSGNFLGPLRLPAERRNLTKPQEGGAPRGLSAELFQGLLQLKGLDLSYNSLLALPGSLLEGLQGLVWLSLARNRLRALDRASFEPLESLQQLQLEGNPWECDCKLRDFKHWMEWMLYRDGQVDEVRCSLPRELKGRDIRSVPVEMFNYCLQQEPPAKGPVYGPLDPRGSRPPCLGRANVANQAGGGEDCSRQRQRPASVRRAEATQIVAGVVCGVVCVMMVVAATYGCIYALLMAKYQRELKNRGQPLMEEAGADNDPEDATDSSQGSPEEPKEASGVVHGYRISSF